DNA sequence from the Euwallacea fornicatus isolate EFF26 chromosome 2, ASM4011564v1, whole genome shotgun sequence genome:
AGAAGTTAAGCTTGGCTGGATGACAATTTCATTATCAACATAATGCTCATTGATTAAATTACCTAGTTTTGGTATGCGACATCTTGGTGTTGTGTCTCAATTATAAAGGACTGGTAGAACATTTCATATAGGTATCCCATATTTGGGCTTTACTGAATCACAGTAATATGAGAGTATGTGGGCCGTGTTGGAAAGCTGACACCAAAGAACAGATGCGTCGTAAGATGTATCAAAAGATCAATGAAATTGAAGTTACCTATGTCTAAAGCGCTATAAAGCAGGTTAGAACTAAACTGCGAGGCAGCGAAAACAttggatttttctttgaagaatAATTAACATGGgttgatgaatttttatttgtgtacGATTGAAATGTCAAGCcggttttgaaataaatttgtgcCTAAAATATTATCGAAACTGAATCTGTTGAAGATTGCTTTAAATCTTTTGTTACATACATCAATTGCACTTTTACTTTAGGAATGGTAACATGGATAACGAAGACTGGAAGAGGATCTTAAGCGGGAAattcttccaagaaaatttcgaaatcgaCGCCGCCAACAAATACGAAAAAATCGATGTCCCAGATTTCAAAAACGGCCGCAATGGCAGGTTTATTCATGACTTTAACACCAATTATACTGGCATTATTGATGTTACTGGTATGAgattgattatattttttataattgttgGAAGTTCTTACTATATCTATATtactttgaatgaaaaaaaaacaaaatagcaTAAAAGTCTTTATTCATATCTTTCCGTTAGGAGGCAGATGCTTCGTAATGCCCCTTAATAGAGGCAATGTACTACCACCCAGCTCCCTCTTTGATTTGGTTCACAAAATGTGGGACGGCTACTACAAGGTTGACACTAAAGTAGTGCGAGAAACCATGAGGGTTGTCACTCCACCTGTTACTGACACCACTGATATTGGCCAATATATCGCTACTGAATGTCAATCTATGCCAATATATCGATTGGAGAAATATGTTGGTGGAAGTAAGATTGTTTCTGTtaatatgttaattttctggaatttatttcttttcttgCAGTTTCCAAACGGTCTGCTAATCCAGAATCTGAAGTGAAATTTGGCCAATTTGCCGGTAAAGGCATTTGGGAGCTTGATATCGTCAATTTAGATGACGTACTTGACTATGAAAAGCAATACAGTGGAGGTCACGCCTCTCAATAAACAAACTTCTCAATGTCAAGTGTATCATATTAAATAcattaaagttattaattaggaacttttcatgttttctgAGAGTGTTTCTTGCAAAATCAGCTCATACATATATGTAAAGTgtgattataaaaaaaactgaaggaaacgttgaaatattaGGAGGACGTCTTGGAtatattgttttgttaatcTACCGAGTTAGATGTGTGATGGTAAATAGCAAATTGTTTGATCAACGCTCTACGTTTACTGTTCACCTCCtatttcgatgttttttttgtaaatggtcACCGGGTACTATGAATTGTTTTTGCTATAGCTCCACATAATATATGAACTTACAAGtagaataaaaatatctataatggataattttaattattcattttaaaccCCTGTCTTGCCGTTAAAAGAATTTGCTCTGTAATGCCAAGGTAATTTGGCTTCGGCTTGATACttaaataacgttaaaaaCTGCGTTTTATTACTCGAACGCTCGTAGAAGAGGGTGCAATTATTGTAGAATTtacatgcaaatttaaatgtatagTAGTGATATTTCTATTCGTTAGTAAGGCTCATATTGGTTATAAATAAGTATGTTATGTTATGTctaaattgataataaattaacttgtttttaaattaattaatgttttttttcatcaacGAACAACACTCtagaaaagaataaataaaacaaaattgtttgtactATTATATTGATTATATATACATCCATCAGTTTTTACTTTGAATAGTAAATTAATACCTCACCTACCGTGAATCTTAAAGCTTATCTACTATTAATTCCACGTCGGTTTATGCTCTTGTTCGTGCTAAATATATAGTTAATTCAattatatcaataaattttaattatcaatgTTACTGGTCACTTGCACTAGAAATATATACTACAAAACTGGTTTTAACGAAAACGAAAGCTTCGGCCTCGAAttgttttttcccaaaatttttttttgttcttcttTCATTCTTCGTTCTTGTTCTTTCTCCAACCGTCGCCGTTCTTCATCAATTTTTCTCTGTTCTTCAACCATCGCCAAACGTTCTTCCGCCTATAAAAACACGTTAAATGGTAACTTCGAGGCaataaaatcgaattaaataataattataatttcaatGTCTTCCCTGAATTTGGTGGCCAAAATACATTAGGTCTCTTATTTTATAATGCTGTTTTTTGATGTCATTGGAATGTCCGGgatttatgaatttaattttgagccTATCTCGAAAATTTTCCTATGTTTTACATACTAGATTTTCTAGTTAAAATGCTAGTCGTTGATTAGTAGGCACCACTAgccaaaattcttaaaaaaaaacataatattgttttaaacttAAGCGTTGGTTCTAGTTTCAGTAAACTTAGCTTCGAACTAAATTCCAATGGAGTGAACTTGAATGCGGAttctttattatgaaaatcagACGTGATATacaagatttaaaaattctcagGCCCACGTATACTTATaagcttcaatattttaaataagccTGTCATTTCTGATGAAGGGTTCGGAAAAACTACTGCATAGGTGGTACCTGACGGCGAAAGCTTTCATGGCCCCTTCGCTTGGGGCCGAACAGTATGCCTACCAGACTAGCAAATCGGTGGAAGTAATACTGCACATACTTAATGGCAAACATCAGGCAATCCTTGAATTGGAAGGACTTGATGGAGCTGAAATTCCAGAAACTCTGGTACAATCCTAGAGGTTTCTGACAAAACCATCGAAGGAAAGCACTCAATCTCTAATACATTTAAGTAGAGCAAAAGTATAAATTTCTACGGCGGTTTATACAGGATAATGCAAAACTAATGGTACACAGGACAACAGGTTCCTGACATCAAAATAGTAGTATCTATATTATAGTATATATCTTATACTTTGACACTGCAGGTGCTTTTATACTATATCAAAATGCGTCAACAGGCTTAGatcaaaatgatttaaaaagttttgctTCTGGTGCAAGACTGGTACTTCGTTTATCTGGCAGAATCCTAAAGGGTATTTTgattactatttttcctgtAATACGTTCCTTCAAGTTCTTAAACACAAAAACATCTTTTCTACTGCTAAATTActgtaaatatatttagaaaCTTTCTATTATTAGAACATAAACAGATAATCCCATGATGGGGTGACTAGTGGAATCAGAGATATAGTTCTAAGAAAATGGCTATTAATATGAAGTGTCACGATGCGACAAAAGCACGAAGAAGTATCGCCATTCCAAAGCCTAAATTTGTAACACTAAACTTAAACAGGTAGAACCAGTTCGCGTGAATATATAGGGATTATGTAAGTAGAAGGACCGCATAAGGTTCAATATACCTCCGACAAAAACCGTGAAGGCAGGGAGATTGATATTAATCTGGCTCCGCCCACATCGTTATTGGTTTTTGTCAAACGTATATTAAACTTTGTACGATTTTTCTCTCACTTGCACAATTGTTATATTTCTACTTCAACTGGTGATACCTGTGTAATCAATTCATAAATATATAGGATTTGGGCTATATCGCAGTATATTGGATTgatatagatttaaaaaatagttgcCGTAAAAAGGGGGAAGGTCTACCAACACATCAAAACCTAGAATAACTGCATATTacttagttattttttatattgattttcacgtttttaaaTACTAAGGGATTGCAGATAGCATTTAATTCTCCTTAGTgaaacaatattaataatacttttaattaataattgaggTTTTTGGATATTTACTAAATACTAGTCGCTTTTAGATATTCATTTCAAAAGCACTCACCAAACGTCGTTGGGCTTCTTCGATTTTCCTCTGGTTCTCTTCTAGAATTCTCTGAACTTCTTCATGCTTTTTCCTCTCTTCCTCCTATAAACCATGTGGCCTAGTTAATAACTCAATAGAACGCAGCTCTTCACCAGTTCCACCTCAGAGGCACACATAATTTCGGCTAGTTTTACTTCttgtaatgatttttttgtaaaactatCATATTCTCAtagtttttatatataatttgtaCAAAATGTTAAGAAGTAAAAGCAGTCCTAAATTTACATtcacacattttaaaaagagGATTGAAAAGCTGCATCTAGTCCGAAtgcttttgttcaaatcttgttAATGATGAACTAGGTTCAGTGTTAATTTTCTTGGATGCAGCTTTTTCTGAATAACTTGGAAATTTAGACTTAAAGTAGGTGCAAATCGAATTTCAATTAAGCTCGTCATTTACAAGTATAAGATGAAAATTGATACCAGTTCACCAATAAAGATGAGCAAAGAAAACTCAACACATATTGCAATATAACAGATAAATTGACTAAGGCTGATTTGTATGAAATTCAGTTCAGTTGAATTAGAACTGATATTACTTGAACCATCACTTAAGTATAGCATTGTTGTTACCAAACCAAATACcacaaatgaaattaatttggcTGCATTTTTAGTGGATGGGTACCTGAATTACCAGTTCTGGTTCAGCTAAACTGACTTTCATACAGCTGAGCCTGAGTGAACTAATAAACTGCTCTTTCATACAGAAATTTACTCTAGTAAAATGAGGCTTTATTTCTGCACAACTGAAAGGATAATTGGATTGAATCAGTGGCGTAGGTGTAATGTGGGTACACATAACTGAACACATTGGTTGCAACctctaaaataaaacaacacattcatcaatttttattagtgtttCCCACTACACGGATGCAATAAAGTTTaagatgtaatttttattaattttactaaaGTAACCTTTTTCTAAACTCCAAATATTTCACCTTGTTAAAAAGTCCCTATTGCATTCACAGGTGGAACTAGTTTGACAACCAAAAAAAAGGACCTCGGGGGTATGAAAACGCTCCCAGTCCCCAACATTGGAGGGGGGTAGACATAATGGATAAAAGTAATACAAAattgactaaaaaaaaatgttggatAATACCTGCTCATAAGAGGTCTGCGCGTCCTCTAAAGCTGGTCCCACTTTCGGTCGCCATGCGCGTGGCCTGCCTTAATATTTGAGCTAATGGCATATAATTTACAACATAACTTGAAGAAAGTCTGATCTACATGCTACCACATCTAGGGGGCTATGAGAGGTACCGAACCTCTGATTTTAGCCATGTGTGGAGCTCAGGTCGAATTTTTCATACAAGTTTAGTTGAATATCAAATGTAGGAAAAATAGATGTAGCTTAAGGAATcaatacaataaatataatGAAGTGTTTGTATTGGAAgactcaaaaaaatgttatacaaTATGCTATAGAAATATCAATTAATTGATATTCATTCCCTTGAAAAACCATTggaaaatcttattttataaataattttctgcaaatttacataataatcAAACTGAAGCTGAAACTTAGCAGTGGTAGCAAATGCAGGCCCTTTTGTTCAACATCTATGATTCTGattgaaataaatacattcaagaactaaaaattaattgaaacaaaGCCTGAAATTCACTTATTCATATTATCTATTCCATTCTAATAACATTCAAATGTACACTCACTGAAGTTTTATtcattgataaaaaaacaaataataatatccTGGATCAAACTTGATTCTTACCTGTCTTTTGCGCTCCTCTTCCTTCTGCTTCTCCCTCCTTCTTTCCAAATCCTCCATTAGTTCTTTCTCCATTATTTGCTTGGCTTCCTCCACTCTTTTTGCAACTTCACGTTCAATTTCTTCTCTTCGTTTTTCCAATTCCTCTTCCAccctttttttaactaaatctTCTATCCGTTTTGCAGTCTCTTCTTTAATTATTCTCTGTTCTGCCTCTCGCAGTCGTCTTTGTCTCTCCATTTCTGCCAGTCTTTCCACTTCATCCATTTTTCTATGCTTATGTTTGCGGGATGAGTGTTTTTCTATTCTATCGACTAAGACATCACTACCTGAGTTAGAAGACAAGGAAGCTGAGCGTTtgctgaaatttattaaataattttaacattgtAATATTGAGGTCTATTCAGGTCATACTTAGGATAGATACTTACCGACTTTTAGGTATTTTCTCTTTGATCCTTTCCGAACTCTTGTCTCTATGTCTTTTATGAGAACTCACTTCAGTCCTATCTCTTGATTTGCTTCTTTTGTGATGTTTGCTTTTGTGATGCTTTTTAGGGGTTCTGCTTCTAGATCTAGATCGTCccatattgaaaatatcactAGGGTTCGGGTGAACAATGTATATAACTATAATCAAATGTTTATCACAAAGCCACTCATAAACCacagaaagaaaatttatcaaaaagcCTAGTACAGAAATTTGTGGAAAGATAAGTAAAAGGAAAATGGCTGACCATCATAATAACATGACGTATGACATTTAAACATGTCAGACGGAAGGAATATAACATTAATTGCTATTCAAGTCAAGTATCAGTAATGGCAACATCACTGTTGGTcaatattgcaattttaaataacttaagaAGAATTATAAAGggaaatatataattattagAATAATATTGTGGAGGATctgtaaataaaaactaaaaaaatcagaaacttTTACAACTGAATTCTTTGTAAATTGTAGATATTctacaatataaaaattcatctGTCCTCGACGTTACCATGTTGGCCATTGTAAGGTTTGTACATTTATAAATATCAGATAGGCAGCACCGCCTTAAATTCCCATAATGCAattttgacattgacattgCGCTTTATTCGCtttccattttcaataaaattagtaaatatcCCAAgtcgtttttaataaaatttcaatcaaaaccTCCCTTTTTCTCGTATTTAGTGATTTATGGTGCTCATATATTTACTTATGGTTGATTTAAGAATATGTCTAGCCTAAAAACTGGTAAGTTTGGCGTTTTATAGGCCATTAATCCTGGATGTGTTACAGTGGTCCCACCCCCAGGTGAAGATCTGCCTGTGGGTATCGTTATTTGTGTTCCAGGAACATTAATTAGTTCTTTAGTTTCGGTTTATTGGTTTGAAATGCATGAGAAGTGCGATTTTAGGCCATTTCCAGGACGAGTATGATTCATTTTATGAAGTTCTCCATATAGATGCCCCCAGTATAATCCCTAACTAACCCCAAGTATTTCATATTGGCCCATGCCCCatataatttttcacaaaaagtGAATTTAAGTGGGATTCTTTCGGCTTTTCTGGAAAGTTACTTGAATCACTTAAGTGAGTAACTGTTGGTGTATTAGTCCCTCAGGTTACTCATcttcatatattttaaatttgtagtAAACCAATATCTCAAAGTTCACTTGGGTCCGAATTAATCCAAGTGAGTTTCTCAAAAAACATTATGGGGACTCACAGAAGACCGTTCTGTAGCTTCAAACCTATAAACttgctttttttaagtaaGTTCAAAACAATTTATGTTGTATAGAAGCTATTTAAAGCTCAAaggagaaaaattttcaatttgatacAAAATTCAACTCTTTGAgcactaatattttttttcataacataaatttgcccatttttaaaataaagtttttatataGTTTAGTGAACATTGCTCtcagtttttttctatttattagATACCAATTTTCTGATTTCTACACTTCTAAATATACTAAGAACCTTaaacttttaagtttttttgggTAGCTTTCCTCAACAAACCCATATAGATGTTACCACATAATTTCACACATATCAGGAAACACAATGGCAGccattcaattttattctaaTGAAATAGATAATTAGCCTAAAATTGGATGTCTCAACACCAGTGTGATATTGTGAAAGAACCCATTGTGTGTCCTTGTGTTTATAAAAGGCAAGAGACCTTAAGAAAgatgtgtttatttttatatacaagCATATATAATTTGCCctaaagataaaaattgaaCTGCTTCATAATGTTTGAAAAAGTAAGGTAAagataaataatgtttttgggGGAGTCAGAAAGTCTTTCTTAGATACATATATTTTACGCGTTATGTATTTCCTTGCAACTACCTGCCAAAAACAGAATTCAAATTGAGAAAAAGTTATGCTATTTTTCAGTTATATTACTCttttactttattataattttcttactGTCATCATGTgtaataatgttatttttctcttcttttctttaagaagatatttcttgttttaatGTAAGTAAAAGGCTCTTATAAATATAAGTATGCCTGGAATAACTTTATTTCTAAAGTTCAGagtgtcaaataaaaaaaaatcaattaatcttTACAAAACGCTTAGgcaagtttaattaaaatttttattgtttaataacAATATTGTGATATGTATTTTAGGCATATTTCAGATTGTCCACAAGTTTCAGGAGCATATCCACAGtgccagttttttttaatatggtaACTAAAAATGGTATCATGCAataagttttttcaattttcttaattatttgaaattagccaactaaaaatacaactaTTCTGTCCATTGATGTTTTCTTGTATCTCATTTCATTTTCaaggtttaaattaaatttttatcttgtgcacatatttaaataaataaaataccacacaaattataaaaataatgaaaatcaccttttaaaaggaacaaaaataatttagaatgACTACCTCCAATTCGAATATATGAATCTAAACTGGTCCTAAGTAATTGCCAAACTTGTGGAAACACtactgttgtttttttaactctcTGTGTTTTAGAAATAAAGCAATTCCAATCATGTTTATACGAACTTTTTCTTATTGCATCACAAAGAATAGCCTCTTAATATTGTGCTATATATGCTTAAGAAACATTCTGTCTGGCAATAAatacaaacacaaaaaatacaGCTGCAATTAAGCCCCTTTATAGGTAGTTTGTTAATCATTAGCTCATTATTGACTCATTGGTTTTACGTCTCATAACAGCATGTAAATCTTTGTAACAAGAACTCCTCTCATGTAAACTTATTCCAAGACTTATTGTTATAGTGTAGAAGCATGTGTGTTGACTAGCTGCACTT
Encoded proteins:
- the LOC136350234 gene encoding uncharacterized protein isoform X1, producing MTILTKPFSEKKDKLVVPLVHDDALNVETSAPSGDVESQNIHRRIIILPGHARRVSSSTILCLLIVALAVVSVGIIGGKILYNEYLSVTRRMHEPYERSEGWVRIPIADFDDNDYDSTENDDVSMKMMNDDNLKKWNGNMDNEDWKRILSGKFFQENFEIDAANKYEKIDVPDFKNGRNGRFIHDFNTNYTGIIDVTGGRCFVMPLNRGNVLPPSSLFDLVHKMWDGYYKVDTKVVRETMRVVTPPVTDTTDIGQYIATECQSMPIYRLEKYVGGISKRSANPESEVKFGQFAGKGIWELDIVNLDDVLDYEKQYSGGHASQ
- the LOC136350234 gene encoding integral membrane protein 2C isoform X2, which codes for MTILTKPFSEKKDKLVVPLVHDDALNVETSAPSGDVESQNIHRRIIILPGHARRVSSSTILCLLIVALAVVSVGIIGGKILYNEYLSVTRRMHEPYERSEGWVRIPMNGNMDNEDWKRILSGKFFQENFEIDAANKYEKIDVPDFKNGRNGRFIHDFNTNYTGIIDVTGGRCFVMPLNRGNVLPPSSLFDLVHKMWDGYYKVDTKVVRETMRVVTPPVTDTTDIGQYIATECQSMPIYRLEKYVGGISKRSANPESEVKFGQFAGKGIWELDIVNLDDVLDYEKQYSGGHASQ
- the Arglu1 gene encoding UPF0430 protein CG31712 gives rise to the protein MGRSRSRSRTPKKHHKSKHHKRSKSRDRTEVSSHKRHRDKSSERIKEKIPKSRKRSASLSSNSGSDVLVDRIEKHSSRKHKHRKMDEVERLAEMERQRRLREAEQRIIKEETAKRIEDLVKKRVEEELEKRREEIEREVAKRVEEAKQIMEKELMEDLERRREKQKEEERKRQEEERKKHEEVQRILEENQRKIEEAQRRLAEERLAMVEEQRKIDEERRRLEKEQERRMKEEQKKILGKNNSRPKLSFSLKPVL